In Geminocystis sp. NIES-3708, a single window of DNA contains:
- a CDS encoding DUF262 domain-containing protein: MITTSTIEISQERQNEAEEQIRELHKTVDYNTIEYPIEVIVNKFIEEENGKTELFIPDYQREFAWDEIRQSKFIESILLGLPIPAIYVADNSEELLEENNLETEDLGRWEIIDGTQRIRTLARFINQELRLQGLEKLTKLEGFLFSDLPLARQRRFKRASIRIIELTEDTDEETRRNLFERINSGSVELNAMEKRRGIRRGKFLDLLDKLAKNTKFLELCSFSEAQIKYKDPQEYILRFFAFLNNYDNGYESFIKKNITDFLDEYLEETNQITSDKILEMEKEFNQMLNFVERYFPNGFYQENKTGKKPVTRIKFESLSVGIALALRENLNLKPTSNALSLLYSKEFNDYTKGDASSSKVKVLRRINYVKSMLLGE, translated from the coding sequence ATGATAACCACATCAACTATTGAAATAAGTCAAGAAAGACAAAATGAAGCGGAAGAACAAATCAGAGAATTACATAAAACAGTTGACTACAATACAATAGAATATCCCATTGAAGTTATTGTCAATAAATTTATAGAAGAAGAAAACGGAAAAACAGAATTATTTATTCCCGATTATCAAAGAGAATTTGCATGGGATGAAATACGTCAGTCAAAATTTATCGAATCTATTTTATTAGGATTACCTATTCCTGCCATTTATGTTGCTGACAATTCGGAAGAGTTACTAGAGGAAAATAATTTAGAAACAGAAGATTTAGGCCGTTGGGAAATTATAGATGGCACTCAAAGAATTCGTACTTTAGCAAGATTTATTAATCAAGAATTAAGATTACAAGGTTTAGAAAAATTAACTAAATTAGAAGGGTTTTTATTTTCTGATTTACCATTGGCACGACAAAGAAGATTTAAAAGAGCATCAATCAGAATTATCGAATTAACGGAAGATACTGACGAAGAAACTCGTAGAAATTTGTTTGAAAGAATAAATAGTGGCAGTGTTGAATTGAACGCCATGGAAAAACGTCGAGGAATTAGGAGAGGAAAATTTCTTGATTTGCTCGATAAATTGGCTAAAAATACTAAATTTCTTGAGCTTTGCTCTTTTTCAGAAGCACAAATAAAGTATAAAGATCCCCAAGAATATATATTACGTTTTTTTGCATTTTTAAATAATTATGATAACGGTTACGAAAGTTTTATAAAAAAAAATATAACTGATTTTCTCGATGAATATTTAGAAGAAACAAATCAAATTACTTCTGACAAAATATTAGAGATGGAAAAAGAATTTAATCAGATGTTAAATTTTGTAGAGAGATATTTTCCGAATGGATTTTACCAAGAAAATAAAACAGGAAAAAAACCTGTCACCAGAATTAAGTTTGAGTCTTTATCGGTGGGAATAGCTTTAGCGTTGAGAGAAAATCTTAATTTAAAACCCACCTCTAATGCTCTTTCTTTATTATATTCAAAAGAATTTAATGATTATACTAAAGGGGATGCTAGTAGCTCGAAAGTTAAAGTTCTTCGCAGAATTAACTATGTTAAAAGTATGCTGTTAGGAGAATAA
- a CDS encoding MAE_28990/MAE_18760 family HEPN-like nuclease has protein sequence MQTVLDDFNQRAKEVTDYIDFVKNLEEQEKKATNDHYLSIVKVNLLTTLKATAYLLLYNLVESTIRNATQLIFDEIITREINFDDLRREIKKFIWKNVRDRDKNFDRFIENTNHIIKDLVNQQTLDTDKMFSGNLDSKAIKTISEKFLGFSTETKSQKTWDGKDLRSIKDNRNDLAHGLKSFSDIGKDVSSNEICQISERVIEYLKQILENIDHYLANEEYLESNVKR, from the coding sequence GTGCAAACAGTATTGGATGATTTTAACCAAAGAGCAAAAGAAGTTACTGATTATATAGATTTTGTTAAAAACTTAGAAGAACAGGAAAAAAAAGCAACTAATGATCACTATTTATCAATAGTAAAGGTTAATTTGTTAACTACACTTAAAGCTACTGCATATTTATTATTATACAATCTAGTTGAATCTACAATTAGAAATGCGACTCAACTTATTTTTGATGAAATAATTACTAGAGAAATAAATTTTGATGATCTTCGCAGGGAAATAAAAAAATTTATCTGGAAAAATGTTAGAGATAGAGACAAAAACTTTGATCGCTTTATTGAGAATACCAACCATATAATAAAAGATCTTGTGAATCAGCAAACTTTGGATACTGATAAGATGTTTTCAGGTAATTTAGATAGTAAAGCTATTAAAACAATTTCTGAAAAATTCTTAGGCTTCTCAACAGAAACTAAATCACAAAAAACTTGGGATGGAAAGGATTTAAGATCAATTAAAGATAATAGAAATGATCTGGCTCATGGTTTAAAATCTTTTAGTGATATTGGTAAAGACGTAAGTTCAAATGAAATTTGCCAAATTAGTGAAAGAGTTATCGAATATTTAAAACAAATTTTAGAAAATATTGATCATTATTTAGCTAATGAAGAGTATTTGGAGTCAAATGTAAAAAGGTGA
- a CDS encoding type II toxin-antitoxin system HicB family antitoxin, producing the protein MIKTFTARVFPEGNWFVAQCLEVEIASQGETETEALANLQEALELHFERPCATISPH; encoded by the coding sequence ATGATAAAAACTTTTACTGCCAGAGTCTTTCCAGAGGGAAATTGGTTTGTTGCCCAATGTTTAGAAGTTGAGATTGCTAGTCAAGGAGAAACAGAAACTGAAGCATTAGCAAATCTTCAAGAAGCCCTTGAATTGCATTTTGAGCGTCCTTGTGCCACTATTTCCCCACATTAG
- a CDS encoding type II toxin-antitoxin system RelE/ParE family toxin, with translation MYKDQYHPRIKKDLKKLDPRIREEIKNKYIPNILLSPNIGHNLEGDLSGILSYHITIFKQQYRIAYIVDENVKTVFILMIGKRGDFYTLLKRRIA, from the coding sequence ATGTATAAAGATCAATATCATCCAAGAATAAAAAAAGACTTGAAAAAACTTGATCCACGAATTCGTGAAGAGATCAAGAATAAATATATACCCAATATTTTATTATCCCCTAATATAGGTCATAATCTCGAAGGTGATTTAAGTGGTATTCTTTCTTATCATATTACGATCTTCAAGCAACAATATCGCATTGCCTATATTGTTGATGAAAATGTGAAAACAGTGTTTATTCTTATGATTGGTAAAAGAGGCGATTTTTATACTCTCTTGAAAAGAAGAATTGCATAG
- a CDS encoding magnesium chelatase subunit H, with the protein MFTNVKSAVRHIAPEDLQGRALMKVVYVLLEAQYQSSITAAVKAINAHNPNLAIEVSGYLIEELRSPENYEEFKKDVSEANIFIASLIFIEDLAQKVVDAVTPYRDKLDAAVVFPSMPEVMRLNKMGSFSMAQLGQSKSVIGEFMKKRKQKNGAGFEDAMLKLLRTLPTVLKYLPVEKAQDARNFMLSFQYWLGGNADNLENFFLMLADKYVFTGEKSLLSNREYNEPVVYPDMGIWHPLAPKMFEDIKEYLNWYNNRDDINGDLRDPLAPTIGLVLQRTHLVTGDDAHYVAMLQELEYRGARVIPIFAGGLDFSKPVDEYFLDKAVAGVEPLPIVDAVVSLTGFALVGGPARQDHPKAIESLKRLNRPYMVALPLVFQTTEEWEESDLGLHPIQVALQIAIPELDGAIEPIILSGRDGNTGRSITLQDRVEAIASRALKWTNLRKKPKIDKKLAITVFSFPPDKGNVGTAAYLDVFGSIHEVLKGMKNNGYDVQDVPETAKELMEMVIHDAQAQYSSPELNVAYRMSVEEYERLTPYSKKLEENWGAPPGHLNSDGQNLLIYGKEFGNVFIGVQPTFGYEGDPMRLLFSRSASPHHGFAAYYTYLEKVWGVDAVLHFGTHGSLEFMPGKQMGMSGDCYPDSLIGNIPNIYYYAANNPSEATIAKRRSYAATISYLTPPAENAGLYKGLEELSELIGSYQSLKDSGRAIQIVNTIIDKARICNLDKDIPEIATPEGQEAEMIDSSTMSQNERDHIVGSVYRKLMEIESRLLPCGLHVVGKPPTAEEAIATLVNIASLDREDEGILALTTIIANSIGRKIEDIYRNADKGVLADVELLQNITEATRAAVRALVEEQINAEGRVSFVSKLNFFNMGKKEPWVAKLHELGYTKVDEKAIKPLFEYLEFCLEQVCADNELGALLKALEGEYVLPGPGGDPIRNPNVLPTGKNIHALDPQKIPTLAAVQSAKIVVDRLLERQKLDNGGKYPETIACVLWGTDNIKTYGESLAQIMWMIGVKPVPDALGRVNKLELIPLEELGRPRIDVVVNCSGVFRDLFINQMNLLDQAVKKAAEADEPLEMNFVRKHALQQAEEMGINLRQAATRVFSNASGSYSSNVNLAVENSSWEEEQELRDMYLNRKSFAFNSDNPGVMDESRGIFEKSLKTADATFQNLDSSEISLTDVSHYFDSDPTKVVASLRDDGKKPSAYIADTTTANAQVRTLSETVRLDARTKLLNPKWYEGMLSHGYEGVRELSKRLVNTMGWSATADAVDNWVYEDTNTTFIQDEEMCKRLMDLNPNSFRRMVSTLLEVNGRGYWETSEENIGRLQQLYQEAEDRIEGIE; encoded by the coding sequence ATGTTTACTAACGTAAAATCCGCCGTTCGTCATATCGCACCCGAAGATTTACAAGGACGTGCTTTAATGAAGGTGGTTTATGTGTTGTTAGAAGCACAATATCAAAGCTCAATCACCGCCGCCGTCAAAGCCATTAACGCCCATAATCCTAACCTTGCGATCGAAGTAAGCGGTTATCTTATCGAGGAGTTACGAAGCCCCGAAAACTATGAAGAATTTAAAAAAGACGTATCAGAAGCAAATATCTTCATTGCCTCCCTTATCTTTATCGAAGACTTAGCCCAAAAAGTTGTCGATGCCGTCACCCCTTACCGTGACAAACTCGATGCGGCGGTGGTTTTCCCTTCCATGCCTGAAGTAATGCGTCTTAACAAAATGGGTAGCTTCAGTATGGCACAACTCGGACAAAGTAAGAGTGTCATCGGTGAATTTATGAAGAAGCGTAAGCAGAAAAATGGTGCAGGTTTTGAAGATGCCATGCTCAAATTATTACGCACCCTGCCCACCGTCTTAAAATATCTTCCCGTCGAGAAAGCCCAAGACGCACGTAACTTTATGTTGAGTTTTCAGTACTGGTTGGGGGGTAATGCCGATAACCTCGAAAACTTCTTCTTGATGTTAGCGGATAAATACGTCTTCACGGGAGAAAAATCCTTACTAAGCAACCGAGAATATAACGAGCCTGTGGTGTATCCTGATATGGGTATTTGGCATCCCCTCGCACCCAAAATGTTTGAGGACATTAAGGAATACCTCAACTGGTACAATAACCGTGATGATATCAATGGAGATTTAAGAGATCCTCTTGCTCCTACTATTGGTTTAGTATTACAACGTACTCACCTTGTCACTGGTGACGATGCTCACTATGTAGCAATGTTGCAAGAGTTAGAATATCGTGGCGCTCGTGTTATTCCTATTTTTGCAGGTGGTTTAGACTTTTCCAAGCCTGTTGATGAGTATTTCTTAGATAAAGCCGTCGCTGGTGTTGAGCCATTACCAATTGTTGATGCTGTAGTATCTTTAACGGGCTTTGCCCTTGTAGGTGGCCCTGCACGACAAGATCATCCCAAGGCGATCGAATCTTTAAAACGTCTGAATCGCCCTTATATGGTGGCTTTACCGTTGGTATTCCAAACTACGGAAGAATGGGAAGAAAGCGATCTCGGTTTGCATCCTATCCAAGTTGCACTACAAATCGCTATCCCCGAATTAGACGGTGCGATCGAACCTATCATCTTATCTGGACGGGATGGTAATACAGGACGCTCTATCACTTTACAAGACAGGGTAGAGGCGATCGCCTCTCGTGCTTTAAAATGGACAAATTTACGTAAAAAGCCCAAAATTGACAAAAAATTAGCGATTACCGTCTTTAGCTTCCCTCCTGATAAGGGTAACGTAGGTACAGCCGCTTATTTAGACGTTTTCGGCTCAATTCACGAAGTATTAAAGGGCATGAAAAACAACGGCTATGACGTGCAAGACGTGCCAGAAACTGCCAAGGAGTTAATGGAGATGGTAATTCACGATGCCCAAGCCCAATATTCCAGCCCCGAATTAAACGTTGCCTATCGCATGAGTGTGGAAGAATACGAGCGTTTAACCCCCTACTCCAAAAAATTAGAAGAAAACTGGGGTGCGCCTCCGGGGCATCTCAACAGCGATGGACAAAACCTGTTAATTTACGGTAAAGAATTTGGTAACGTTTTCATTGGTGTGCAACCTACCTTCGGTTACGAAGGCGATCCTATGAGACTACTTTTTTCTCGCTCTGCCTCTCCTCACCACGGTTTTGCGGCATACTATACCTACCTCGAAAAAGTTTGGGGTGTAGATGCAGTGTTGCATTTTGGAACACACGGATCTCTTGAATTTATGCCGGGTAAACAAATGGGGATGTCTGGTGACTGTTATCCTGATAGCCTTATCGGTAATATTCCTAATATCTACTATTACGCCGCTAACAACCCCAGTGAGGCAACTATCGCTAAACGTCGTAGTTATGCCGCTACCATTTCTTACTTAACCCCCCCTGCGGAAAATGCTGGACTGTACAAGGGTTTAGAAGAATTAAGCGAGTTAATCGGTTCATATCAAAGCCTTAAAGATAGTGGGCGCGCCATCCAAATTGTTAACACCATCATCGACAAAGCCAGAATTTGCAACTTAGATAAAGACATCCCTGAAATTGCGACTCCTGAAGGGCAAGAAGCCGAAATGATCGACTCTAGCACCATGTCTCAAAATGAACGTGATCACATTGTCGGTTCAGTTTATCGCAAGTTGATGGAAATTGAATCCCGTTTACTTCCTTGTGGATTGCACGTTGTCGGTAAACCTCCCACTGCTGAGGAAGCGATCGCAACTCTTGTCAATATTGCTAGTTTAGACAGAGAAGATGAGGGCATTTTGGCTTTAACCACCATCATTGCTAATAGTATCGGGCGTAAAATTGAGGATATTTACCGTAACGCTGATAAAGGAGTTTTAGCGGATGTGGAGTTATTACAAAACATCACCGAAGCCACAAGAGCGGCAGTAAGAGCCTTAGTAGAGGAACAAATCAACGCAGAAGGGCGAGTTTCTTTTGTTTCTAAGCTAAATTTCTTCAATATGGGCAAAAAAGAGCCTTGGGTTGCTAAATTACACGAATTAGGTTACACCAAAGTTGACGAAAAAGCCATAAAACCACTCTTTGAATATCTCGAATTTTGCTTAGAGCAAGTTTGTGCGGATAATGAATTAGGTGCGTTATTAAAAGCCCTTGAGGGTGAATATGTATTACCTGGACCCGGTGGCGATCCCATCCGTAACCCCAATGTGTTGCCGACTGGTAAAAACATTCATGCTCTCGATCCCCAAAAAATACCGACTTTAGCGGCGGTACAATCAGCTAAAATCGTTGTGGACAGACTCTTAGAGCGTCAAAAGCTAGACAACGGCGGAAAATATCCAGAGACGATCGCTTGTGTATTATGGGGAACGGATAACATCAAAACCTATGGGGAATCCTTAGCACAAATTATGTGGATGATTGGGGTTAAACCCGTTCCTGATGCTTTAGGGCGCGTCAACAAACTCGAATTAATCCCCTTAGAAGAATTAGGCAGACCTCGTATTGATGTAGTTGTTAACTGTTCTGGTGTATTTCGTGATCTATTCATCAATCAAATGAATTTACTTGATCAAGCCGTCAAAAAAGCCGCCGAAGCAGACGAACCTTTAGAGATGAATTTCGTCCGTAAACATGCACTGCAACAAGCGGAAGAAATGGGTATCAACCTACGTCAAGCGGCAACCCGTGTCTTTTCCAACGCATCTGGTTCATATTCTAGTAACGTTAACCTAGCGGTAGAAAACAGTAGTTGGGAAGAAGAGCAAGAATTGCGGGATATGTACTTAAACCGTAAATCCTTTGCGTTTAACTCCGATAATCCGGGAGTCATGGATGAAAGTCGAGGCATTTTTGAGAAATCCTTAAAAACGGCTGATGCAACCTTCCAAAACCTCGATTCTTCTGAGATTAGCTTAACGGATGTCTCCCACTATTTCGACTCTGATCCTACAAAAGTAGTTGCATCCTTGCGCGATGACGGGAAAAAACCCTCTGCATATATCGCAGACACTACCACCGCTAACGCTCAAGTCCGTACTTTATCGGAAACCGTGCGTTTAGATGCCCGTACCAAATTATTAAATCCCAAATGGTACGAAGGGATGTTATCTCACGGCTACGAAGGGGTAAGGGAATTATCGAAACGCCTTGTAAATACCATGGGATGGAGTGCCACCGCCGACGCTGTGGATAACTGGGTTTATGAAGACACCAACACCACCTTTATCCAAGATGAAGAGATGTGTAAACGGTTAATGGATTTAAACCCCAACTCATTCCGCCGTATGGTAAGCACCCTCTTAGAAGTTAACGGGCGTGGTTACTGGGAAACCTCAGAAGAGAATATCGGTCGATTACAACAACTGTACCAAGAAGCGGAAGATCGCATCGAAGGCATTGAGTAA
- a CDS encoding BrnT family toxin, translating into MEFEWHKNKYEINIKKHGISFEEASTVWMDSLALIAPDPEHSWQEEREWIIGESYKGRLLIVVYTIRNDRIRIISARSATKNERRQYEQ; encoded by the coding sequence TTGGAATTTGAATGGCATAAAAATAAATACGAAATCAACATCAAAAAACATGGAATTTCTTTTGAGGAAGCAAGTACAGTATGGATGGATAGTCTAGCATTAATCGCTCCCGATCCTGAACATTCTTGGCAAGAAGAAAGAGAGTGGATTATCGGGGAATCTTACAAAGGTCGTCTTTTAATTGTGGTTTATACTATCAGAAATGATAGAATAAGAATTATTAGTGCCAGATCAGCAACGAAAAATGAAAGAAGACAATATGAGCAATAA
- a CDS encoding type II toxin-antitoxin system HicA family toxin has product MSSKSPRLTSKEIIKQPKNKGFIEISQTGSHLKLFNYSTQRTAIVPIHQGKIIPIGTLKAIEEQSGIKFD; this is encoded by the coding sequence ATGTCTTCTAAATCTCCTCGTTTAACATCCAAAGAAATCATTAAGCAACCAAAAAATAAAGGTTTTATAGAAATTTCGCAAACAGGTTCTCATCTAAAATTATTTAATTATAGTACTCAAAGAACAGCTATTGTACCTATTCATCAAGGAAAAATAATTCCTATTGGCACATTAAAAGCCATTGAAGAACAGTCTGGTATTAAATTTGATTGA
- a CDS encoding type II toxin-antitoxin system HicB family antitoxin, whose protein sequence is MIVKAILEWDEDAQSYSATCPESNYISSCGDTKEEAIENLKDAIQLLLEPIPEISSNNDINNRIEILV, encoded by the coding sequence ATGATTGTTAAAGCAATATTAGAATGGGATGAAGATGCACAATCTTATTCTGCTACTTGTCCTGAATCAAACTATATTTCTTCCTGCGGAGATACAAAAGAAGAAGCCATCGAAAACCTAAAAGATGCCATTCAATTACTTTTAGAACCAATACCTGAAATTTCATCGAATAATGATATTAATAATCGCATCGAAATCTTAGTTTAA
- a CDS encoding DUF4926 domain-containing protein codes for MNFALYSDVILLKDIVEDGLFAGDIGTVVDIHNVSGLETGYSVEFFDLLGNTRSVVTLPMSYFRQPTKSDIPTVRLLSEVA; via the coding sequence ATGAATTTTGCTCTTTATTCTGATGTAATTTTATTAAAAGATATAGTCGAAGATGGTTTATTTGCTGGTGATATTGGCACAGTTGTAGATATACATAATGTTAGTGGTTTAGAAACTGGTTACAGTGTCGAGTTTTTTGATTTATTAGGAAATACAAGATCGGTTGTCACGCTACCTATGAGTTATTTTCGTCAACCGACTAAATCAGATATACCTACTGTAAGACTTTTATCTGAAGTTGCTTAG
- a CDS encoding DUF6883 domain-containing protein, which translates to MQIPNFDLAIIEKSKIIDYLLNINHKRGGSKAKMLLNYGYSPENWQQLESDIRKFHLNAEVSIIKETSYGIRYEIISEILTPIHKPLLMKSIWQIDKGTEIPRLITMIPE; encoded by the coding sequence ATGCAAATTCCTAATTTCGATCTCGCCATCATTGAAAAATCGAAAATAATAGATTATTTATTGAATATTAATCACAAAAGGGGAGGTTCAAAAGCAAAAATGTTGCTTAATTATGGCTATTCTCCTGAAAATTGGCAACAATTAGAGTCAGATATTCGCAAGTTTCATCTCAATGCAGAAGTTTCTATTATCAAAGAAACATCCTATGGCATAAGATACGAAATAATATCAGAAATACTTACTCCTATTCACAAGCCCTTATTGATGAAAAGTATATGGCAAATTGACAAAGGTACAGAAATTCCTCGATTAATTACGATGATTCCTGAATAA
- a CDS encoding pentapeptide repeat-containing protein, translated as MANEEHLRILNKGVEVWNKWRQENPDIKPDLVGADLIGVNLIEWKIKPNTSIMDLQNATLKEQQIREIYFKPPVAGIRWVNLSGANLSKANLREANCFGVNLFGANLEGANLSFADFRCADLREVNFLGAKLISTSLCNAKLFASTLEQADLTSADLTKADLRSTNLCAVQAIFTNFQKAKLTGACIEDWNINSYTNLDEVICDYIYLRLPEQERRPSDPNKIFDQGDFQRLIKKVMNTIDLIFSNGIDWSAFLTSFNNLRVEDGRQDLSVRGIEHKDDGIFVVRINTAQLNQIDKGEVEKSFWQYYQPILDSKENQIKLLSSHNKSLQKEIESKRKNNTKLLNIIKTMAEKDNQTYNDFRGAKISGGVAGRDYTGNVINNYTDSSLNQTVTRIETLINDLCKDSSIDSTVQQMIVATKVINKIEDDPNWKQKTIQAFQQGLLEAIKTNPIGAFVAGAIEGWS; from the coding sequence ATGGCAAATGAAGAACACTTAAGAATACTAAACAAAGGTGTGGAAGTATGGAATAAATGGAGACAGGAAAATCCAGACATCAAACCTGATTTAGTTGGTGCAGATTTAATTGGAGTGAATCTTATTGAGTGGAAAATTAAACCTAATACTTCAATTATGGATTTACAAAATGCGACTTTGAAAGAGCAACAAATTAGGGAAATTTATTTTAAACCTCCTGTCGCTGGAATCAGATGGGTTAATCTTTCCGGAGCTAACTTGAGTAAAGCGAATTTGAGAGAGGCAAATTGTTTTGGAGTCAATCTTTTTGGTGCGAATCTTGAAGGAGCTAACTTATCCTTTGCCGATTTTAGATGTGCGGATCTCAGAGAAGTTAATTTTTTGGGGGCTAAACTAATAAGTACAAGTCTTTGTAATGCTAAATTGTTCGCCTCTACTTTAGAACAAGCTGATTTAACATCGGCAGACTTAACGAAAGCTGATTTAAGATCAACTAATTTGTGTGCAGTTCAAGCAATATTCACGAATTTTCAAAAAGCAAAATTGACAGGTGCTTGTATTGAAGATTGGAATATTAATAGTTATACAAATCTCGATGAGGTTATTTGTGATTATATTTATTTACGATTGCCTGAACAAGAACGTCGTCCTTCTGATCCAAATAAAATATTTGATCAAGGTGATTTTCAACGCTTAATCAAAAAAGTAATGAATACAATTGATCTAATATTTAGTAATGGTATTGATTGGAGTGCTTTTTTAACTTCTTTTAATAATTTACGGGTAGAAGACGGCCGTCAAGACTTATCAGTTCGAGGCATTGAACACAAAGATGATGGTATATTTGTTGTAAGAATAAATACTGCTCAACTTAATCAAATAGATAAAGGAGAAGTAGAAAAATCTTTTTGGCAATATTATCAACCTATTCTTGATTCAAAAGAAAATCAAATTAAATTACTAAGTTCCCATAACAAATCCTTACAGAAAGAGATAGAATCTAAAAGAAAAAATAATACGAAATTATTAAATATAATTAAAACAATGGCAGAAAAAGATAACCAAACTTATAATGACTTTCGAGGTGCTAAAATCAGTGGGGGAGTTGCGGGGAGAGATTATACTGGTAATGTGATAAACAATTATACTGATTCGAGCTTGAATCAAACCGTTACCAGAATTGAAACTTTAATCAATGATTTATGCAAAGATTCTTCTATTGATAGTACTGTTCAACAAATGATAGTTGCGACCAAAGTTATTAATAAGATTGAAGATGATCCTAATTGGAAACAAAAAACGATTCAAGCCTTTCAACAAGGATTATTAGAAGCAATAAAAACTAATCCCATCGGTGCATTCGTAGCAGGTGCAATTGAAGGTTGGTCATAA